One genomic region from Leptolyngbyaceae cyanobacterium JSC-12 encodes:
- a CDS encoding methylase involved in ubiquinone/menaquinone biosynthesis (IMG reference gene:2510095523~PFAM: Methyltransferase domain): MSPRSNTIFERFLAPVFRTFLIDQDEIQRLYQEIDWEAASQRLTNPALTYPDYYKEQNFHGIQGGYLTIDAAVSYDPITHYVLPPSEHLVRQVLLDAIQTQPRRILDMGCGTGSTTLMLKQKFPDSEVIGLDLSPYMLVMAEYKAHKTRVDIQWRHGQAERTGFPNASFDLVTASLLFHETPVAIAKAILRESFRLLTVGGEVLIFDGNQRSLRHADWLTNIFEEPYIQEYAAGRVDAWMGATGFGAVYTQDVWLLHQLTRGVKPLSQSVKFSTFEQREVGKVNGIFAGYAAPQ, encoded by the coding sequence ATGTCTCCTCGCTCTAATACAATTTTTGAACGCTTTTTAGCGCCAGTATTTCGCACCTTTCTTATCGATCAAGATGAAATCCAACGGCTTTATCAAGAGATTGATTGGGAAGCAGCTAGCCAGCGTCTTACCAATCCTGCATTGACCTATCCTGACTATTACAAAGAGCAAAATTTTCATGGAATTCAGGGGGGCTATCTCACAATCGATGCGGCCGTTTCCTACGACCCCATTACGCATTATGTGTTGCCGCCAAGTGAGCACTTGGTGCGGCAGGTGTTGTTGGATGCGATCCAGACGCAACCCCGTCGCATCTTGGATATGGGCTGTGGCACTGGCTCCACCACGCTGATGCTAAAACAAAAATTTCCAGACTCGGAGGTGATTGGGCTGGACTTATCTCCCTATATGCTGGTTATGGCTGAATACAAAGCGCATAAAACCAGAGTCGATATCCAATGGCGGCACGGTCAAGCTGAAAGGACTGGGTTTCCAAATGCCTCGTTTGATTTGGTGACGGCTTCGCTGCTATTTCATGAAACCCCAGTTGCGATCGCAAAGGCGATTCTGCGAGAAAGTTTTCGGCTTTTGACGGTGGGTGGCGAGGTGTTGATCTTCGACGGCAATCAGCGATCGCTGCGGCATGCAGACTGGCTGACCAACATTTTTGAAGAACCCTACATTCAAGAATATGCAGCGGGCAGGGTGGATGCCTGGATGGGAGCGACCGGGTTTGGGGCTGTTTACACGCAGGATGTGTGGTTGTTGCACCAGCTAACACGAGGTGTTAAGCCATTGAGCCAATCAGTTAAATTCTCTACGTTTGAGCAGCGTGAAGTAGGCAAAGTAAATGGGATTTTTGCTGGCTACGCTGCTCCTCAATGA
- a CDS encoding PEP-CTERM putative exosortase interaction domain-containing protein (IMG reference gene:2510095524~PFAM: PEP-CTERM motif~TIGRFAM: PEP-CTERM protein sorting domain): MKLSLTSPFSFSAAAVGLAVASSIAVGNPAQAFSLGCAASIANDVSGAVSCGIGSANQDSVAPNRPLTVNQESFFGFSDWKFGGKIGETAGYAGTKSGQSGTWNLSSILQSSWQNVMLVFKSGANTTLVGYLLADGVTSGQWSSPFEKGVFNVPNTRDVSHISVYYREGTSGSTGGNSAAVPEPATMAGVALAGAGLAAYRRRRGSTKA; this comes from the coding sequence ATGAAACTTTCTCTCACCTCACCTTTCTCCTTTTCCGCTGCTGCAGTTGGGCTGGCAGTCGCTTCATCTATTGCTGTTGGCAATCCGGCTCAAGCATTTTCCTTGGGATGCGCCGCTTCGATTGCAAATGATGTCTCTGGAGCAGTGAGCTGTGGTATCGGTAGCGCGAATCAGGACTCTGTTGCTCCTAACCGCCCCTTGACAGTGAATCAAGAAAGCTTTTTTGGCTTCAGCGATTGGAAATTTGGTGGCAAGATTGGCGAAACTGCAGGCTATGCTGGCACAAAGTCAGGGCAAAGTGGCACCTGGAATCTGTCTTCCATCTTGCAGTCTTCCTGGCAAAACGTGATGCTGGTATTCAAGAGCGGCGCGAATACAACCCTGGTTGGTTACTTGCTAGCCGATGGTGTGACTTCTGGTCAGTGGTCTTCTCCGTTTGAAAAAGGCGTTTTCAACGTTCCCAACACTCGCGATGTTTCCCATATCAGTGTTTATTATCGGGAGGGGACAAGCGGGAGTACTGGCGGTAACTCAGCAGCGGTTCCCGAACCCGCAACAATGGCAGGTGTTGCTCTAGCTGGGGCTGGGTTAGCAGCTTACCGTCGTCGCCGCGGTTCTACTAAGGCTTAA
- a CDS encoding putative sensor protein (IMG reference gene:2510095525~PFAM: Predicted domain in sensory proteins (DUF2308)), producing MLEGSILHRLRMAHQPGQVGKRPLNFGVYYKNTLVALCHALEDCILHCKSSPLVITAFQRGKWYLQEADRYADLAAKSRQVVIMAAPDAGFAEHPTSQRPNVELVTLTPEDPVAQEWHLMILAPTYSAMVLCQELLAEDYGKQGHPANDLERKFYGFWTFETSLVQETMELAIAHIQSYNPALAEQLTRHIQTIHQTQITERDDLSTVVSKVVDYLQTSQSGLGNHGSVTQPVIASQHPLNINLVSNEVQAFLRMAQLTDQADQINPNAAAEVATLAEAIGQFLDLPVWQLNRLRLAGLLHRLAPLQQSQPVLEPGTFGRYVEDGTALAPSCPLVPGAQVVRTMPQLRAIATIITHQTEHWDGTGQPGGLAGDEIPLESRILGLVVEFQQSLAQLRQAPGLSPETAANKALANCQQDQSSRWDPKLVDTLALLVSGFQQGLSLPINLPKISAGLWLVDSHCADDLFSQYSDQYSELGGKQP from the coding sequence ATGCTTGAAGGTTCGATTCTGCATCGGTTGAGGATGGCGCACCAACCAGGGCAGGTTGGTAAGCGTCCGCTTAACTTTGGCGTGTACTACAAAAACACGTTAGTGGCTTTGTGTCATGCTTTAGAAGATTGCATTTTGCACTGTAAGTCATCCCCTCTGGTTATCACTGCGTTCCAACGAGGGAAATGGTATTTACAAGAAGCTGATCGCTATGCAGACCTGGCAGCAAAATCTCGACAGGTGGTGATTATGGCAGCGCCTGATGCTGGTTTTGCCGAGCATCCCACCAGCCAGCGACCAAATGTAGAACTGGTTACGTTGACTCCAGAAGATCCGGTGGCGCAGGAATGGCACCTAATGATTTTGGCACCAACCTACTCTGCCATGGTGCTGTGTCAGGAGCTTTTGGCAGAAGATTACGGCAAGCAAGGACACCCTGCGAATGATCTAGAACGTAAGTTTTACGGGTTCTGGACATTTGAAACCAGTTTGGTGCAGGAAACGATGGAACTGGCGATCGCCCATATTCAGTCGTATAATCCAGCTCTGGCAGAGCAATTAACCAGGCACATCCAAACAATTCACCAAACTCAAATAACCGAACGAGATGACCTGAGCACAGTTGTGTCCAAGGTTGTAGATTATCTACAAACCAGTCAATCTGGCTTGGGCAATCATGGCTCCGTAACCCAGCCTGTCATCGCATCGCAGCACCCTCTGAATATCAACCTGGTTTCTAACGAGGTACAAGCCTTTTTACGCATGGCGCAATTGACTGACCAGGCAGATCAGATTAACCCCAATGCCGCCGCAGAAGTAGCGACGCTGGCAGAAGCGATCGGGCAATTTCTTGACCTCCCGGTTTGGCAACTCAATCGGCTGCGATTAGCAGGATTGTTGCATCGTTTAGCCCCGCTACAGCAATCTCAGCCAGTATTAGAACCAGGCACCTTTGGGCGATACGTTGAGGATGGAACAGCGCTCGCTCCCAGTTGCCCGCTGGTGCCAGGTGCTCAGGTTGTACGCACAATGCCTCAACTTCGGGCGATCGCAACCATCATCACCCATCAAACAGAACACTGGGACGGGACGGGGCAACCAGGCGGTTTAGCTGGAGACGAAATTCCCCTGGAGTCACGAATTCTAGGCTTAGTCGTGGAGTTTCAGCAGTCTCTAGCGCAACTCCGCCAAGCTCCAGGTCTCAGCCCTGAAACGGCAGCCAACAAAGCATTAGCAAATTGCCAACAAGATCAAAGCAGTCGCTGGGATCCTAAATTAGTAGATACCCTGGCTCTGTTAGTTAGCGGATTTCAGCAGGGGTTGAGCCTACCCATCAATCTGCCCAAAATCTCTGCTGGACTGTGGCTGGTAGATTCCCACTGTGCAGATGATTTGTTTAGCCAATACTCAGACCAATACTCAGAATTGGGAGGAAAGCAGCCATGA
- a CDS encoding putative low-complexity protein (IMG reference gene:2510095526~PFAM: Pentapeptide repeats (8 copies)), producing the protein MTDVLPLRETKQCPGVDLEEADLSGQDLQGSNLVGARLMGANLSGTVLTGASLEGANLLGCQLVGATLRATLMGATLMQADLTEADLRGANLRGANLMRSRMHKATLAGAFLNGANLMNANLQGADLRGADLRGTNLNGANLHGANLMQADLQGALLSEANLEEATLQGANLAGANFAGANLLCADLENANLDGTTLAGACLVGTILVSTIKDGET; encoded by the coding sequence ATGACAGATGTCCTGCCGTTGCGTGAAACCAAGCAGTGTCCCGGTGTTGACCTGGAAGAAGCAGACTTATCAGGTCAAGATTTGCAAGGAAGCAATTTGGTAGGCGCACGGCTGATGGGAGCCAACTTGAGTGGGACTGTGCTCACTGGAGCGTCTTTAGAAGGTGCCAATCTGTTAGGCTGTCAGTTGGTGGGGGCGACTCTGAGGGCAACCCTGATGGGAGCGACCCTGATGCAGGCAGATTTAACTGAAGCTGACTTACGAGGGGCTAACTTGCGGGGTGCCAACCTAATGCGATCGCGGATGCATAAGGCAACCCTGGCAGGAGCTTTTCTCAACGGTGCCAATTTAATGAATGCGAATCTTCAAGGTGCAGATTTACGCGGTGCAGATTTACGCGGTACCAATCTCAACGGCGCGAATCTTCATGGTGCGAACTTAATGCAAGCAGACTTGCAGGGTGCGCTTTTGAGTGAGGCAAATCTGGAAGAAGCAACGCTTCAGGGTGCAAATCTGGCAGGTGCCAATTTTGCAGGTGCTAACCTCCTGTGTGCGGATTTAGAAAATGCCAATTTAGACGGCACTACTCTCGCGGGTGCTTGTCTGGTAGGCACTATTCTGGTAAGCACCATTAAAGATGGGGAAACCTAA
- a CDS encoding response regulator with CheY-like receiver domain and winged-helix DNA-binding domain (IMG reference gene:2510095527~PFAM: Response regulator receiver domain; Histidine kinase-, DNA gyrase B-, and HSP90-like ATPase; His Kinase A (phosphoacceptor) domain) gives MKTVFIIDDDHLIRESIRDCLEAKGFRVITANNGQTGIELAGEVLPDLILCDLQMPGLDGYEVLTALRGNPLTVAIPFIFLTGRSDKSALRQGMNLGADDYLTKPFSIEELLAAIDSRLARQETVRSQSQQRLDELRQNISLSLPHELKTPLTGIFTAVELMRVIASEADPSEILEIADTIEMSGQKLYRLIQNFLLYARLEVGAYDSQHQATSEEDVTMQPELVITNTALEIAKRANRSANLYMDVHRATIAISTFDLEKVMTEILDNAFKFSIPDTPITVKSSVEAERYYITVTNKGRGMTPQQIADLGGYMQFNRRFYEQQGVGLGLAIAKRLVELRKGQLTIQSIPEETISVCIMLPCVAFASKDALES, from the coding sequence ATGAAAACCGTTTTCATAATTGATGATGATCACCTGATTCGAGAATCGATTCGAGATTGCTTAGAGGCAAAGGGATTTCGCGTTATTACCGCAAATAATGGACAAACGGGGATAGAGCTAGCTGGAGAAGTGCTCCCGGATTTGATTTTATGTGATCTTCAGATGCCAGGGCTTGATGGGTACGAAGTGCTGACGGCGTTACGGGGCAACCCATTAACCGTAGCAATTCCATTTATTTTTCTGACAGGGCGAAGTGACAAATCTGCTTTGCGCCAAGGCATGAATTTAGGAGCCGATGATTATTTAACTAAACCATTTAGCATTGAAGAGTTGTTAGCTGCAATTGATAGCCGGTTGGCAAGGCAAGAAACCGTGCGATCGCAGTCTCAGCAGCGGTTGGATGAGTTGCGCCAAAATATTTCTTTATCGCTGCCCCATGAGTTAAAAACACCACTCACCGGAATTTTCACAGCGGTAGAGCTAATGCGGGTCATTGCTAGCGAAGCAGATCCCTCAGAAATCCTGGAGATTGCAGACACGATTGAAATGTCTGGTCAGAAATTATATCGGCTGATTCAAAATTTTTTATTGTATGCCAGGTTGGAGGTAGGGGCTTACGATTCGCAGCATCAGGCTACATCGGAAGAGGATGTCACAATGCAACCTGAATTAGTTATCACCAACACTGCTCTGGAGATTGCCAAGCGAGCTAACCGTTCTGCCAATCTTTACATGGATGTACACAGGGCAACGATCGCGATCTCAACCTTTGACTTAGAAAAAGTGATGACGGAGATCCTCGATAATGCCTTCAAATTTTCCATACCCGATACCCCCATCACGGTTAAGAGTTCTGTTGAGGCAGAGCGATACTACATCACAGTCACAAACAAAGGGCGTGGCATGACACCTCAGCAAATTGCTGATTTAGGCGGGTATATGCAGTTTAATCGCAGATTTTATGAGCAACAAGGTGTAGGGCTGGGGTTAGCGATCGCCAAACGATTGGTAGAACTGCGCAAAGGACAACTGACCATTCAAAGTATTCCTGAAGAAACCATCAGTGTTTGTATTATGCTTCCTTGTGTGGCATTCGCTTCCAAAGATGCGTTGGAATCGTAG
- a CDS encoding polyketide cyclase/dehydrase and lipid transport protein (IMG reference gene:2510095528~PFAM: Polyketide cyclase / dehydrase and lipid transport), protein MQSPQVFEQSIQIHASATAVEHCITDLTLMHRWLNPALRCEPVGEWSTEIGRQSRFIIQVPLLQPSLNSVVVEREPGLIVWQFKGFFEGRDRWECNPELDGTRLVNRFEFIIPNPIVRFGFDRFAAKWTQEDMKAQLRRLRRVAEEVYQMGK, encoded by the coding sequence ATGCAATCGCCCCAAGTATTTGAACAATCAATTCAGATTCATGCCAGTGCTACGGCTGTTGAGCACTGCATCACCGACCTGACCCTCATGCATCGCTGGCTCAACCCAGCCTTACGTTGTGAACCTGTAGGAGAGTGGTCTACAGAAATCGGTCGGCAAAGTCGATTTATTATCCAGGTGCCACTATTGCAGCCTTCTCTTAATAGTGTGGTGGTCGAACGAGAACCTGGCTTAATCGTCTGGCAGTTCAAGGGCTTTTTCGAGGGGCGCGATCGCTGGGAATGCAACCCCGAACTCGACGGCACTCGCCTGGTCAATCGGTTTGAATTCATCATTCCAAACCCAATTGTGCGGTTTGGCTTTGATCGCTTCGCCGCCAAATGGACTCAGGAAGATATGAAAGCCCAACTTCGCCGCCTCAGGCGCGTGGCAGAAGAAGTGTATCAGATGGGGAAGTAG
- a CDS encoding hypothetical protein (IMG reference gene:2510095529), translating into MTSVIGRRLFTQEIQQLDEDISLERAALYIALEEYPGLDIEDYVNALDTMASDVQERLPNELYPMKVLQTINQYLFTDLGYTGNRTEYYDPRNSFLNEVIDRRTGIPITLSLVYLAIAQRLGFPMIGINMPGHFLIRPAVDEMEVFVDPFNQGEILFTQDCEELLVKVFDRRVELRPEYIEPVGNRQFLGRLLTNLKVIYVNQKNFQKALDALDRILLLFPTVALEVRDRGVLNYRLNRYTAARQDFEHYLAISPMAEDAQLIREILEDLPEE; encoded by the coding sequence ATGACATCCGTGATAGGACGACGGCTTTTTACCCAGGAAATTCAGCAACTGGACGAGGACATTAGCCTGGAACGGGCGGCACTGTATATTGCACTCGAAGAGTATCCAGGACTGGATATCGAGGACTATGTGAATGCGTTGGATACGATGGCATCTGATGTGCAAGAACGTCTGCCGAATGAGTTATATCCGATGAAGGTGCTACAAACTATTAATCAATACCTATTTACTGATTTAGGGTACACGGGTAACCGCACCGAATATTATGATCCGCGCAATAGTTTTTTAAATGAGGTGATCGATCGCCGCACAGGAATTCCCATCACCTTATCATTGGTGTATCTGGCGATCGCTCAACGCCTTGGGTTTCCCATGATTGGGATTAATATGCCAGGGCATTTTCTGATTCGTCCTGCTGTGGATGAAATGGAAGTGTTTGTTGATCCGTTCAATCAGGGCGAGATTTTATTCACTCAGGACTGCGAAGAATTGCTCGTGAAAGTGTTTGATCGCCGGGTAGAACTGCGCCCAGAATACATTGAACCCGTGGGTAATCGTCAGTTTTTGGGACGCTTGCTGACTAACCTCAAAGTCATCTACGTGAATCAGAAGAATTTTCAAAAAGCACTGGATGCCCTGGATCGCATTCTTCTTCTGTTTCCCACAGTTGCTCTAGAAGTGCGCGATCGCGGCGTCCTTAACTATCGCCTTAACCGTTATACAGCTGCTCGCCAGGACTTTGAACACTACCTTGCGATCTCCCCTATGGCAGAAGACGCACAACTGATTCGGGAAATTTTGGAAGATTTGCCAGAGGAATAG
- a CDS encoding flavin-dependent dehydrogenase (IMG reference gene:2510095530) — protein MSNGQSPASVTEQILSSLPDDALGSLRRADGLWKSLREGALPIPAVVQESQTVLKTVDWDVVICGGTLGILVGTVLAQRGWRVVLIERGGLRGRVQEWNISRRELQVFVTLGLLTEAELELAIATEYNPARICFLGGEEVWVEDVLNIGVAPVFLLETLKQRFLQWGGKLLEHTAFEGVMVHPNGVTLTAGGQVLRARLAIDAMGHFSAIVRQARQGHKPDAVCLVVGSCAEGFPANKTGDLIVSFTPIQNQCQYFWEAFPARDGRTTYLFTYLDAHPERFSLETLFDEYLRLLPTYQGVELAQLQFKRALFGFFPCYQNSPLKPQWDRIVFVGDSSGAQSPLSFGGFGAMVRHLQRLTTGIHEALQVDACDRLALAAIQPYQPNLSVTWLFQKAMSVRINQPIAPNQINEMLAGIFQDMAKLGDPVLKPFLQDVVQFPALFQTLTQTSIRHPGLVLKVIPQVGLPALSQWIMHYMALAGYAAAYPLANKLKASAEVFPPKMQYYFRRWLDALKYGSGQDYER, from the coding sequence ATGAGTAATGGGCAATCACCCGCAAGTGTAACTGAGCAAATTCTGTCATCCCTGCCAGATGATGCTTTAGGCAGTTTGCGCCGCGCGGATGGGCTGTGGAAGTCTTTGCGAGAGGGGGCTTTGCCGATTCCAGCCGTGGTGCAGGAAAGTCAGACTGTGCTGAAAACGGTGGATTGGGATGTCGTGATTTGTGGCGGGACGTTAGGAATTTTGGTGGGAACGGTACTGGCGCAGAGAGGATGGCGGGTTGTATTAATTGAGCGGGGGGGATTGCGTGGACGAGTGCAGGAGTGGAATATTTCTCGGCGGGAGTTGCAGGTTTTCGTGACGTTGGGGTTGCTGACTGAGGCAGAACTGGAATTGGCGATCGCAACGGAATATAACCCAGCTCGTATTTGCTTTTTGGGTGGTGAAGAAGTATGGGTAGAAGACGTGTTGAACATCGGAGTGGCTCCCGTGTTTTTGCTGGAAACGCTGAAGCAGCGATTTCTGCAGTGGGGTGGAAAGTTGCTAGAACATACCGCTTTTGAAGGAGTGATGGTGCATCCTAATGGGGTGACGCTCACAGCAGGTGGGCAAGTGCTGCGGGCACGGCTGGCAATCGATGCGATGGGGCACTTTTCGGCGATTGTGCGGCAAGCCCGCCAGGGACACAAGCCTGATGCGGTGTGTTTAGTCGTCGGCAGTTGTGCGGAGGGCTTTCCCGCCAATAAAACAGGAGATTTAATTGTCTCTTTTACGCCCATCCAGAACCAATGCCAGTACTTTTGGGAAGCCTTTCCAGCGCGGGATGGCAGAACCACGTACCTGTTTACCTACCTGGATGCGCATCCAGAGCGATTTAGCCTGGAAACCTTGTTTGATGAATACCTGCGCCTATTGCCAACCTATCAAGGGGTTGAACTGGCGCAATTACAGTTCAAACGAGCGTTGTTTGGGTTCTTTCCCTGCTATCAAAACAGTCCCCTAAAGCCACAGTGGGATCGGATTGTATTTGTGGGCGATAGTAGCGGTGCCCAGTCGCCATTGAGTTTTGGTGGGTTTGGGGCGATGGTGCGGCATCTGCAACGGTTGACAACGGGTATTCATGAGGCGTTGCAGGTGGATGCCTGCGATCGCCTTGCCTTAGCCGCTATCCAACCCTATCAACCCAACCTCTCCGTCACCTGGCTATTTCAGAAAGCAATGAGCGTAAGAATCAATCAACCCATTGCGCCTAATCAAATTAACGAGATGTTAGCTGGAATTTTTCAGGACATGGCGAAACTGGGCGATCCAGTGCTCAAACCCTTCTTGCAGGATGTGGTGCAATTTCCGGCATTGTTTCAAACCTTAACCCAAACCTCTATTCGCCATCCTGGACTGGTGCTGAAAGTTATCCCCCAGGTGGGGTTACCTGCACTGAGTCAATGGATTATGCATTACATGGCACTAGCAGGTTATGCTGCTGCCTATCCCCTTGCGAACAAACTTAAGGCGAGTGCGGAGGTGTTCCCGCCTAAGATGCAGTATTATTTTCGTCGCTGGCTCGATGCCTTGAAATATGGTTCTGGGCAGGACTACGAGCGATAA
- a CDS encoding ammonium transporter ((TC 1.A.11); IMG reference gene:2510095531~PFAM: Ammonium Transporter Family~TIGRFAM: ammonium transporter), translated as MERVQQSTVINKSTIINNSAKHQKFYKQIVLPFAVGAVLSMSTAGLAAEPDAAIAPADWKVVADTLWVILTGMLVFFMNAGFCMLETGFCRRKNAVNLLAKNLIVFALSTLAYWAVGFAIMFGDGTLYWGMSGFFLTGQDNSPAVGTAYSGVFDSLSWASIPLEVKFFFQLAFAGTAATIVSGAIAERVKFVAFFIFSLFLVAFAYPVTGHWIWGGGWLQKLGFWDFAGSTVVHSVGGWAGLVGAILLGPRLGRYKSGMGIAMPGHNLAIATLGCFILWLGWFGFNPGSTLAANPQQIGHIILTTNFAATAGAVGATLASWFYLGKPDLSMIINGLLAGLVGITAACPYVAFPSAVIIGLIAGGIIVFAVTYIDTHQIDDPVGALSVHLIGGIWGTLAVGLFSVGPNVYSWYGQDGGPSGGLFTTGNVQQLLIQVLGIGAVGLYTVLFSWVVWWLLKMTMGIRVTPTGEQIGLDITEHGMEAYSGFSDDEFGV; from the coding sequence ATGGAGAGAGTGCAACAATCCACAGTCATCAACAAATCTACGATCATCAACAATAGTGCCAAACACCAAAAATTCTATAAACAAATTGTATTGCCGTTTGCTGTTGGTGCCGTTTTAAGTATGAGCACGGCTGGATTGGCAGCGGAACCGGATGCTGCGATCGCCCCAGCCGATTGGAAAGTGGTTGCTGATACGCTCTGGGTAATTTTGACTGGAATGCTAGTGTTCTTCATGAATGCGGGGTTTTGTATGCTCGAAACGGGCTTCTGCCGCCGCAAAAACGCCGTTAACTTGCTGGCAAAGAACCTGATTGTGTTTGCCTTATCAACGCTGGCGTATTGGGCCGTAGGGTTTGCCATTATGTTCGGCGATGGCACACTCTACTGGGGCATGAGTGGTTTTTTCCTAACTGGGCAGGATAATAGTCCAGCCGTGGGAACAGCTTACAGCGGTGTGTTTGACTCGCTCAGTTGGGCAAGCATTCCGCTGGAAGTGAAGTTTTTCTTTCAACTTGCCTTTGCAGGCACAGCAGCAACGATTGTTTCAGGCGCGATCGCCGAGCGAGTCAAATTCGTTGCCTTCTTTATCTTCAGCTTATTCCTGGTTGCCTTCGCCTATCCCGTGACCGGACATTGGATCTGGGGCGGTGGGTGGTTGCAAAAACTTGGTTTCTGGGATTTTGCCGGATCTACCGTAGTGCATTCTGTTGGTGGTTGGGCAGGTTTAGTTGGTGCGATTCTGCTCGGTCCTCGCCTGGGACGCTACAAAAGCGGCATGGGAATTGCTATGCCTGGACACAATCTCGCGATTGCCACGCTAGGCTGCTTTATTCTCTGGCTGGGTTGGTTTGGCTTTAATCCTGGCTCTACGCTCGCCGCCAACCCGCAACAGATCGGGCACATCATTCTCACCACAAACTTTGCGGCAACGGCGGGAGCAGTCGGCGCAACGCTGGCATCCTGGTTCTATCTGGGCAAACCTGATCTTTCCATGATTATCAACGGACTGTTGGCAGGACTAGTCGGCATTACGGCTGCCTGTCCTTATGTGGCATTTCCTAGCGCGGTCATCATTGGTCTAATCGCTGGAGGTATCATCGTGTTTGCAGTGACGTACATTGATACTCACCAGATTGATGATCCGGTGGGGGCGCTGTCTGTTCACCTGATTGGCGGCATTTGGGGTACTTTAGCTGTAGGGTTGTTTAGTGTTGGGCCCAATGTTTATTCCTGGTACGGGCAAGACGGCGGGCCGAGTGGCGGCTTATTCACCACAGGCAACGTTCAGCAGCTACTTATACAGGTGCTTGGCATTGGAGCTGTAGGGCTTTATACCGTCTTGTTTAGCTGGGTTGTTTGGTGGCTCCTCAAAATGACGATGGGTATTCGAGTCACTCCCACTGGTGAGCAAATTGGGTTAGACATCACTGAGCATGGCATGGAAGCCTATAGTGGTTTTTCAGACGATGAATTTGGTGTATAG
- a CDS encoding sortase-like acyltransferase (IMG reference gene:2510095532~PFAM: Acetyltransferase (GNAT) family): MVIRDAVEADLPAIVDIYNSTIDCRSVTADMERVSVESRLAWFHNHTPNKRPLWVMECDGKIAGWLGFQSFYSARRAYDATAELSIYISPAFRRQGIGRKLLQHAIARSPELGIKNLVGCIFATNEASLKLFENFGFERWGYLPAVAEFEHGTCDLVIVGRRLLPYTPNSSSEKPL, encoded by the coding sequence ATGGTGATTCGGGATGCAGTTGAGGCGGATTTGCCTGCCATTGTAGACATTTACAATTCCACGATCGACTGTCGCAGTGTCACGGCAGATATGGAGCGGGTATCGGTGGAAAGTCGGCTAGCCTGGTTTCACAACCACACGCCCAATAAGCGTCCCCTTTGGGTGATGGAGTGTGACGGCAAAATTGCAGGCTGGCTTGGTTTTCAATCGTTTTATTCGGCTCGCCGCGCTTATGATGCCACTGCTGAACTTAGTATCTACATCTCACCCGCCTTTCGGCGGCAGGGGATTGGACGGAAACTGCTGCAACACGCGATCGCTCGCAGTCCTGAATTGGGTATCAAAAACCTGGTAGGGTGCATTTTTGCCACCAACGAAGCTAGTCTCAAACTATTTGAGAATTTTGGCTTTGAACGTTGGGGATACTTACCCGCAGTCGCCGAATTTGAACATGGCACTTGTGATTTAGTAATTGTAGGACGGCGGTTATTACCCTATACACCAAATTCATCGTCTGAAAAACCACTATAG